A genomic window from Terriglobia bacterium includes:
- the cadA gene encoding cadmium-translocating P-type ATPase — protein sequence MLAHFLLRYAAGASPSTSLLPLYAVLLLGGVPLVIALGRNLLAREFGSDLLAGISILSSILLGQYLVGCIIVLMLSGGTALEEYATRRASSVLEALAKRMPQVAHRKREVGIADVPLEEIAIGDTLIVFPHELCPVDGVVVEGHGIMDESYLTGEPYELSKTPGSKVLSGSINGETALTIAAEKLAVDSRYAKIMEVMRATEERRPHLRRLGDRLGAWYTPLAVGVAVLTWLVTHDPMRFLAVVVIATPCPLLLAIPVAIIGAISLCARHSIIIKNPAVLEQISNCRSLVLDKTGTLTYGKPALTEILGPAGFRRDEVLQLAASLEQYSRHPLAGAVRDAALGASLPMYAVSEMTEKPGQGLAGQVAGKFVKITGRDKVAAEALHLPPVVSGLECLVFVDGVYAATFRFHDAPRKESRSFVDHLKPRHKIDRVLLVSGDRKSEVQYLADEVGITDVYASQSPEQKVAIVVEEMRRAQTMVVGDGINDAPALMAATVGIAFGPNSDITSEAADAVILTTSLEKVDELFHISSRMRSIALQSAVGGMLLSMIGMALAAFGYLPALEGAVAQEVIDLVAVLNAVRVALPVEKLADMPSLGPRRPALPARF from the coding sequence ATGCTCGCGCACTTCCTGCTGCGCTATGCCGCGGGCGCCAGCCCTTCCACCTCGCTCCTTCCTCTCTACGCTGTTCTGCTGCTGGGGGGCGTGCCGTTGGTCATCGCCCTCGGGCGCAATCTGCTGGCTCGCGAATTCGGCTCCGATCTCCTCGCCGGCATCTCCATCCTCAGCTCCATCTTGCTGGGGCAATACCTAGTGGGCTGCATCATCGTGCTCATGCTCTCCGGCGGCACAGCGCTCGAGGAGTACGCCACACGCCGCGCCTCCTCGGTTCTGGAAGCCCTGGCCAAACGCATGCCCCAGGTGGCGCACCGCAAGCGCGAAGTGGGCATCGCCGACGTGCCCCTCGAAGAGATCGCCATCGGCGACACCCTGATCGTCTTCCCCCACGAGCTCTGCCCGGTGGACGGCGTGGTCGTCGAAGGCCACGGCATCATGGACGAGTCCTACCTGACCGGCGAGCCCTACGAGCTTTCCAAAACCCCCGGCTCCAAGGTCCTCTCCGGCAGCATCAACGGGGAGACGGCGCTGACTATCGCCGCCGAAAAGCTGGCCGTGGACTCCCGCTACGCCAAGATCATGGAAGTGATGCGTGCCACGGAAGAGCGCCGCCCGCATCTGCGGCGCCTGGGCGACCGCCTCGGCGCCTGGTACACGCCGCTGGCCGTCGGCGTTGCCGTCCTCACCTGGCTCGTGACCCATGATCCCATGCGCTTCCTGGCGGTCGTGGTCATCGCCACGCCCTGCCCGCTGCTCCTGGCCATTCCCGTGGCCATCATCGGCGCCATCTCGCTCTGCGCCCGCCACAGCATCATCATCAAAAATCCCGCGGTCCTCGAGCAGATCAGCAACTGCCGCTCCCTGGTCCTCGACAAAACCGGCACGCTCACCTACGGCAAGCCCGCCCTCACCGAAATCCTCGGCCCCGCGGGCTTCCGCCGCGACGAAGTGCTGCAGCTTGCCGCCAGCCTCGAGCAGTACTCCCGTCATCCCCTGGCCGGCGCCGTGCGCGATGCCGCCCTGGGCGCTTCCCTGCCGATGTATGCGGTCAGCGAGATGACCGAAAAGCCCGGCCAGGGCCTCGCCGGACAAGTCGCGGGCAAATTCGTCAAGATTACCGGCCGCGACAAAGTTGCCGCGGAGGCTCTGCATCTGCCCCCGGTCGTCTCCGGTCTCGAATGCCTGGTCTTCGTGGACGGCGTCTACGCCGCCACGTTCCGCTTCCACGACGCGCCGCGCAAGGAGAGCCGCTCCTTCGTGGACCACCTCAAGCCCCGGCACAAAATCGACCGCGTCCTGCTGGTCTCCGGCGACCGCAAATCCGAGGTGCAATACCTCGCCGACGAAGTGGGCATCACCGACGTCTACGCCAGCCAGAGCCCGGAGCAGAAGGTGGCCATCGTGGTGGAGGAGATGCGCCGCGCGCAGACCATGGTTGTGGGCGACGGCATCAACGACGCCCCGGCGCTGATGGCCGCCACCGTGGGCATCGCCTTCGGTCCCAACAGCGACATCACCTCGGAAGCCGCCGACGCCGTCATCCTGACCACTTCGCTGGAAAAAGTGGACGAGCTCTTTCACATCAGCAGCCGCATGCGCTCCATCGCCCTGCAGAGCGCCGTCGGTGGCATGCTTTTGAGCATGATTGGAATGGCCCTGGCCGCTTTCGGCTACCTGCCCGCTCTCGAAGGGGCGGTAGCCCAGGAGGTCATCGATCTCGTCGCCGTGCTCAACGCCGTGCGCGTGGCCCTGCCGGTCGAAAAACTCGCTGACATGCCGAGCCTCGGCCCCCGCCGCCCCGCCCTACCGGCAAGGTTTTAG
- a CDS encoding glutamine synthetase family protein has product MSNELRNFLALSYEELEELNLKAKEQRKNRVAAHKVQEDRLKYLTDEKRIKAVTVLFSDLEGRLHMLDYDKKFLVKSWDNLTFDGSSIRGFTAQRESDLRLAMDWGAFYWAPADFFGSGKVLVFGEVIDKDGSPYTADIRGALKGFAEEQHKKEGYTLNAANEIEGFLFNGSDAERRYHETGRFDYVNTGGYYHSLPGDPLRTFIDTAAEVQRAMGFQNEKDHPEVAPSQFEINYSYGEVVAAADQIQLYKLICRQVANKMGFTASFLPKPVVGVNGNGMHTNVSVSKGGKNLFWDPKGEENLSKLGWSFVDRILTHANDICLLLNASVNAYRRLDPHFEAPNQIKASPVDRGSMIRIPIGNEKSMRVEVRSVGPDANPYLVMYSIFKAGLEGETAKIKNLRQAERYLPDNVYTALANFKEAAWTTKLLGADVKGRYADLKEASADRCPRMLGTFVKAPEVQYHHEVYNQFLWNKF; this is encoded by the coding sequence ATGTCGAACGAACTGCGTAATTTCCTGGCCCTTTCCTATGAAGAGCTGGAAGAACTGAACCTGAAGGCCAAAGAGCAGCGCAAAAACCGCGTTGCCGCCCACAAGGTCCAGGAGGACCGCCTCAAGTATCTGACCGACGAGAAGCGCATCAAGGCCGTCACCGTGCTCTTCAGCGACCTCGAAGGCCGCTTGCACATGCTGGACTACGACAAGAAGTTCCTCGTCAAGAGCTGGGACAACCTCACCTTTGACGGCTCTTCCATCCGCGGCTTCACCGCACAGCGCGAAAGCGACCTGCGCCTGGCCATGGACTGGGGCGCCTTCTACTGGGCTCCCGCCGATTTCTTCGGTTCCGGCAAGGTGCTGGTTTTCGGCGAAGTCATCGACAAGGACGGCTCGCCCTACACCGCCGATATCCGCGGCGCCCTGAAGGGGTTTGCCGAGGAGCAGCACAAGAAGGAAGGCTACACGCTGAACGCGGCCAACGAAATTGAAGGCTTCCTCTTCAATGGCTCCGACGCGGAGCGCCGCTACCACGAAACCGGCAGGTTCGACTACGTCAACACCGGCGGTTATTACCATTCCCTGCCCGGCGACCCCCTGCGCACCTTCATCGACACCGCCGCCGAAGTGCAGCGCGCCATGGGCTTCCAGAACGAGAAGGACCACCCGGAAGTCGCGCCTTCCCAGTTCGAAATCAATTACAGCTACGGCGAAGTGGTGGCCGCGGCCGATCAGATCCAGCTCTACAAGCTGATCTGCCGCCAGGTGGCGAACAAGATGGGATTCACGGCCAGCTTCCTGCCCAAGCCGGTGGTCGGCGTCAACGGCAACGGCATGCACACCAACGTCTCCGTCAGCAAGGGCGGCAAGAATCTCTTCTGGGATCCCAAGGGCGAAGAGAACCTCAGCAAGCTCGGCTGGTCGTTCGTGGATCGCATCCTGACCCACGCCAACGATATCTGCCTGCTGCTCAACGCCAGCGTCAACGCCTACCGCCGTCTCGACCCGCACTTCGAAGCCCCGAACCAGATCAAGGCTTCGCCCGTGGATCGCGGCTCCATGATCCGCATCCCCATCGGCAACGAAAAGAGCATGCGCGTGGAAGTTCGCTCGGTCGGGCCGGACGCCAATCCCTACCTGGTCATGTACTCGATCTTCAAGGCCGGCCTGGAGGGCGAGACCGCCAAGATTAAGAACCTGCGCCAAGCTGAACGCTACCTGCCCGACAACGTCTACACCGCCCTCGCCAATTTCAAGGAAGCCGCCTGGACCACCAAGCTGCTCGGCGCAGACGTCAAGGGCCGCTACGCCGACCTCAAGGAGGCCTCCGCCGACCGCTGCCCCCGTATGCTGGGCACCTTCGTCAAGGCGCCCGAGGTGCAATATCACCACGAGGTCTACAATCAGTTCCTCTGGAACAAGTTCTAG
- a CDS encoding EamA family transporter — protein MKIWYFYAMLTVLLWGIWGVFSKLAAVHSKPRQMLLFQSVGVLAFAFVVLLIEKFKIEPSLPGFSWSFAGGFFTFVGFLTFFAALEQGKASTVVTLSALYPVITILLSILFLHEKLTPRQAAGIAFALIASVLLAE, from the coding sequence GTGAAGATCTGGTATTTCTACGCCATGCTGACGGTGTTGTTGTGGGGGATCTGGGGAGTTTTCAGCAAGCTGGCTGCCGTGCATTCCAAGCCGCGGCAGATGCTGCTGTTTCAGTCGGTGGGAGTGTTGGCGTTCGCCTTCGTGGTGCTGCTGATCGAAAAATTCAAGATCGAACCGTCGCTGCCGGGATTCAGCTGGTCGTTCGCCGGGGGATTCTTCACCTTCGTGGGCTTTCTGACATTTTTCGCGGCACTGGAGCAGGGCAAAGCCTCCACGGTAGTCACGCTTTCGGCGCTGTACCCGGTGATCACTATCCTGCTGAGCATCCTGTTTCTACACGAGAAGCTGACGCCGCGCCAGGCAGCGGGGATCGCCTTTGCCTTGATCGCGAGCGTGCTCCTGGCGGAGTGA
- a CDS encoding saccharopine dehydrogenase NADP-binding domain-containing protein: MRILLIGGAGLMAAGTARDLLSPLSPGVTRVIAADSSRERLAVLQQALPDPRLETRLLDVTDRAALRALLAGCDLCINGVPTFAGFQMPLFEACLEARRTYADYGGMGVYTVQQKAQQKRWQEAGVTAVLGLGSDPGLSNVLCRAVADRLDRIERINLYWAATRIGPENPVLVPPYSLSTVLAEYANPSQQFLDGKLREVPPQSGLETMELPAPWGRTTFLHSQHSEPLTVPFAQGIAEKGIREFTWKLSLPEREHEAWVGLVKAGFGAFEEAVTVKGVAVRPLDVLQAVIDRNIARNRARIPAQESHEMHFAVGHGTRGGWPCRVTCRVIGRPDPFYDDYADAGTSMCMSVGVQQILARPLLPGVWAPEEYFEVDPFFTALRQRRFAVEIEIQTIETPAS, encoded by the coding sequence ATGCGCATTCTACTGATCGGCGGCGCCGGCCTGATGGCCGCGGGAACCGCCCGCGATCTTCTCTCGCCCTTGTCGCCGGGCGTGACCCGGGTCATCGCCGCGGATTCCAGCCGCGAGCGTCTCGCTGTTCTGCAACAGGCGCTCCCCGATCCGCGCCTGGAGACGCGCCTGCTCGACGTCACCGATCGCGCCGCGCTCCGCGCTCTGCTCGCCGGCTGCGATCTGTGCATCAATGGCGTTCCTACTTTCGCCGGCTTTCAGATGCCCCTCTTCGAGGCCTGCCTCGAAGCGCGGCGCACCTACGCCGACTATGGCGGCATGGGCGTCTACACCGTGCAGCAAAAGGCGCAGCAGAAGCGCTGGCAGGAAGCGGGCGTCACCGCGGTGCTCGGCCTGGGCTCCGATCCCGGCCTGTCCAATGTCCTCTGCCGCGCCGTGGCCGACCGCCTGGATCGCATCGAGCGCATCAATCTGTATTGGGCCGCCACGCGCATCGGCCCGGAAAATCCGGTCCTCGTGCCGCCCTACAGCCTTTCCACGGTGCTCGCCGAATACGCCAATCCCAGCCAGCAGTTTCTCGACGGGAAGCTGCGCGAGGTTCCTCCGCAGAGCGGCCTGGAAACGATGGAGCTTCCCGCTCCCTGGGGACGCACCACTTTCCTGCACTCGCAGCATTCCGAGCCGCTTACCGTGCCTTTTGCCCAGGGCATCGCAGAAAAAGGCATTCGCGAGTTCACCTGGAAACTCTCGCTTCCGGAACGCGAGCATGAAGCCTGGGTTGGTTTGGTAAAGGCCGGCTTCGGGGCCTTCGAGGAAGCCGTCACTGTGAAGGGAGTTGCGGTGCGCCCGCTGGACGTGCTGCAAGCGGTGATTGATCGCAACATCGCGCGCAACCGCGCCCGCATCCCCGCGCAGGAAAGCCACGAGATGCACTTCGCTGTCGGACACGGCACCCGCGGAGGCTGGCCCTGCCGCGTCACCTGCCGTGTGATTGGCCGCCCGGATCCTTTCTACGACGACTACGCCGACGCCGGCACCTCCATGTGCATGTCCGTCGGGGTGCAGCAGATTCTGGCCCGGCCATTGCTTCCGGGCGTCTGGGCGCCCGAAGAATATTTCGAGGTCGATCCCTTCTTCACCGCGCTGCGCCAGCGCCGTTTCGCCGTAGAAATCGAGATCCAGACGATCGAGACACCGGCGTCGTAA
- a CDS encoding cupin domain-containing protein, translating into MCAGGPAERTPLLRDAMTASPLKDWGAIPTILDGTSHTAGILLSREANGRAESGIWTCTSGVWRCEVIHDEFCHFLEGSCTYTHDGGERIEIQPDTLAFFPQGWAGRCEVHRTVRKIYMIR; encoded by the coding sequence ATGTGCGCAGGAGGGCCAGCCGAGCGCACGCCGCTGCTGCGCGACGCAATGACCGCAAGTCCTCTCAAGGACTGGGGAGCGATCCCCACGATACTAGACGGGACTTCGCACACCGCCGGCATCCTGCTGAGCCGCGAGGCTAATGGCCGCGCCGAAAGCGGCATCTGGACCTGCACCTCGGGCGTGTGGCGCTGCGAAGTGATCCACGACGAGTTCTGCCACTTCCTCGAAGGCTCCTGCACCTACACCCACGATGGCGGCGAGCGGATCGAGATCCAGCCCGATACGCTGGCCTTCTTCCCGCAGGGCTGGGCCGGCCGTTGCGAAGTGCACCGAACGGTGCGCAAAATCTATATGATCCGGTAG
- a CDS encoding glycosyltransferase: MGQQKVIAFFPEAAYGPALNSVGIAQACEALGHQAVFLTAPDMAGVYAGYGFREFIVNMAQPMAADEAAQYWQNFINGHIQNFDKSPYEQIDNYVRDCWDAIVETAVWAQKGLPQVLEQVRPDLICVDNVILFPAIKQYGKPWVRIISCSENEIPDPEIPPHLSGCGEKDRDCFRRYEAHFNEVIQPIHARFNQFLAAHGEAAYPLGQFFETSPYLNLLLYPEAVKFTRRHPLDPGRFQYLEGCVRQEQPYTLPVFPANQDKPVVYVSFGSLGCGDTKTLQRLIAALGHLPVRALVNAGGYLDAYTAVPANVILDRWFPQPSLIPQVDAVIHHGGNNTFTECLYFGKPSLIMPYVWDGHDNATRVHETGHGIKMHRNHWAPEELARNLHVLLTDPAMQQRLAATSAQMHRQPGPGKAAMLLNKLLRQHRA, translated from the coding sequence ATGGGACAACAAAAAGTCATCGCCTTCTTTCCCGAGGCGGCCTACGGCCCCGCTCTGAATTCCGTGGGCATTGCACAGGCCTGTGAAGCCCTCGGCCACCAGGCCGTCTTTCTGACCGCCCCGGACATGGCCGGAGTTTACGCGGGTTACGGCTTCCGGGAATTCATCGTCAACATGGCCCAGCCGATGGCGGCGGACGAGGCTGCCCAGTACTGGCAGAACTTTATCAACGGCCATATCCAGAACTTCGACAAGTCGCCCTACGAGCAGATTGACAACTACGTGCGCGACTGCTGGGACGCCATCGTGGAGACGGCCGTCTGGGCGCAGAAGGGTCTCCCCCAGGTGCTCGAACAGGTGCGCCCGGACCTGATCTGCGTGGACAACGTCATCCTCTTTCCCGCCATCAAGCAGTACGGCAAGCCCTGGGTGCGCATCATCTCCTGCAGCGAAAACGAAATCCCCGACCCGGAGATTCCCCCGCACCTCTCCGGCTGCGGGGAGAAGGACCGCGATTGTTTCCGGCGCTACGAAGCGCACTTCAACGAAGTCATCCAGCCGATCCACGCGCGCTTCAATCAATTTCTCGCCGCGCATGGCGAGGCTGCCTATCCCCTCGGCCAGTTCTTCGAAACCTCGCCCTATTTGAACCTGCTCCTCTATCCCGAAGCGGTCAAATTCACGCGCCGCCACCCCCTCGACCCTGGGCGCTTCCAGTACCTGGAGGGTTGCGTCCGCCAGGAGCAGCCCTACACGCTCCCGGTTTTCCCGGCCAACCAGGACAAGCCGGTCGTCTACGTCAGCTTCGGCTCGCTGGGCTGCGGCGACACCAAAACACTGCAGCGCCTGATCGCCGCGCTGGGCCATCTCCCGGTGCGCGCGCTGGTCAACGCCGGCGGCTATCTCGACGCCTACACAGCGGTCCCGGCGAACGTCATCCTCGACAGATGGTTCCCGCAGCCATCGTTAATCCCGCAGGTGGATGCCGTGATTCATCACGGCGGCAACAACACCTTCACCGAATGCCTGTACTTCGGCAAGCCCTCCCTCATCATGCCCTACGTGTGGGACGGCCACGACAACGCCACGCGCGTCCACGAAACCGGGCACGGCATCAAGATGCACCGCAACCACTGGGCGCCCGAAGAGCTCGCCCGCAATCTACACGTCCTTCTGACCGATCCGGCAATGCAGCAGCGGCTCGCGGCCACTTCTGCGCAGATGCACCGCCAGCCCGGCCCAGGCAAGGCCGCAATGCTGCTCAATAAGCTCTTGCGGCAGCACCGCGCATGA
- a CDS encoding serine/threonine protein kinase, translating to MGVVYRAEDDRLGRSVALKFLPPDLIRDRQALERFQREARAASALNHPNICTIYDIDDYEGQPFLVMEVLEGQTLRERIDGKPLRTPLLVDLAIQVTDALQAAHAKGIVHRDIKPANLFVTQRGQAKILDFGLAKVGPRERVPGGVTASDLPTMGPGEDLLTSPGLAVGTVAYMSPEQALGEELDERSDLFSLGVVLYEMATGRNAFSGSTSAAMFDSILHKAPVAPVRLNPDLPAELERIINKSLEKDRKLRYQTASDLESDLQRLKRDSDSSRTAAVASAAAVDSSPARRGPLAAGAFAAVLLAVIGFSGYKAGWFEGKRPFTQAELNPAQITTNSAEDPVFTAALSPDGKYLAFADLEGLHLRLLGSGDTQSLPIPDEFCFR from the coding sequence ATGGGCGTGGTGTACCGCGCCGAAGACGACCGTCTGGGCCGCTCCGTGGCGCTGAAATTCCTGCCCCCGGATCTGATCCGCGACCGCCAGGCTCTGGAGCGCTTCCAGCGCGAAGCCCGCGCGGCCTCGGCCCTGAATCACCCCAATATCTGCACCATCTATGACATTGACGATTACGAAGGGCAGCCGTTCCTGGTGATGGAAGTGCTCGAGGGGCAGACGCTGCGCGAGCGCATCGACGGGAAGCCGCTGCGGACGCCGCTGCTGGTGGACCTGGCCATTCAGGTAACGGATGCGCTGCAGGCCGCGCACGCCAAGGGCATCGTGCACCGGGACATCAAGCCCGCCAATCTTTTCGTGACGCAGCGCGGGCAGGCGAAGATCCTGGATTTCGGGCTGGCCAAGGTCGGCCCGCGCGAGCGCGTGCCCGGAGGGGTGACCGCATCGGACCTGCCGACCATGGGGCCCGGGGAGGATCTGCTCACCAGCCCCGGGCTGGCTGTGGGCACGGTGGCCTACATGTCGCCCGAGCAGGCGCTCGGCGAGGAACTCGACGAGCGCTCCGATCTTTTCTCTCTCGGCGTCGTGCTCTACGAGATGGCCACCGGCCGCAACGCCTTTTCCGGCAGCACCTCCGCGGCCATGTTCGATTCGATTCTGCACAAGGCGCCGGTTGCCCCGGTGCGCCTGAATCCCGATCTGCCGGCGGAGCTCGAGCGCATCATCAATAAATCGCTGGAGAAGGACCGCAAACTGCGCTACCAGACGGCCTCCGACCTGGAATCCGATCTGCAGCGTCTGAAGCGCGACAGCGACTCTTCGCGCACTGCGGCGGTGGCTTCCGCGGCTGCGGTGGACTCTTCTCCTGCGCGCCGCGGGCCGCTGGCTGCAGGTGCGTTCGCCGCCGTACTCTTGGCCGTGATCGGCTTCAGCGGCTACAAGGCCGGCTGGTTCGAAGGCAAGCGCCCCTTTACCCAGGCCGAGCTGAACCCTGCGCAGATCACCACCAACTCCGCGGAAGATCCAGTCTTCACCGCCGCGCTTTCTCCGGACGGCAAGTACCTGGCCTTTGCCGATCTCGAAGGGCTGCACCTGCGGCTGCTGGGCAGCGGCGACACCCAGTCCCTGCCCATCCCCGACGAATTCTGTTTCCGGTGA
- a CDS encoding PaaI family thioesterase, translating to MEHEKQPAALDPSYESRVRESFARQGFMQHLGARITELRPGHCEIRAQHRPELTQQHAYFHAGVSGAIADSACGYAAYTLMPEDSSVLTVEYKMNLLAPADGEELLARARVLRSGKTLKICAADVYVRKAGRETHCATLLSTIMCLPGKPDRPA from the coding sequence ATGGAGCACGAAAAGCAGCCCGCAGCGCTGGATCCGTCTTACGAAAGCCGCGTGCGGGAGAGCTTTGCGCGGCAAGGGTTCATGCAGCATCTCGGTGCGCGGATCACCGAACTGCGCCCGGGACACTGCGAGATCCGCGCGCAGCACCGGCCGGAACTTACGCAGCAGCATGCCTACTTCCATGCCGGTGTCTCCGGGGCGATTGCCGACAGCGCCTGCGGCTATGCCGCGTACACGCTGATGCCCGAGGATTCCTCGGTGCTGACGGTCGAGTACAAGATGAATCTGCTGGCGCCGGCCGATGGGGAAGAGCTGCTGGCGCGGGCGCGCGTGCTGCGCTCCGGGAAGACGCTGAAGATCTGCGCGGCGGATGTTTACGTGCGCAAAGCGGGCCGCGAGACGCATTGCGCCACGTTACTCTCGACCATCATGTGCCTGCCGGGAAAGCCGGACCGGCCCGCCTGA